The proteins below are encoded in one region of Aquisphaera giovannonii:
- a CDS encoding isopenicillin N synthase family dioxygenase, translated as MAPGGEFSRVPVVDVAGLVGDRAAREAVARQLDAACRESGFFYVVGHGVDEALQNRLRERSREFFSLETEEKMRVRMALGGRAWRGYFRVGDELTSGKPDQKEGLYFGQELPPDDPRVVAGTPLHGPNLFPERPEGLREAVLDYMAALTGLGHRLMAGLALGLGLDEAYFEDHGTREPLTLFRIFNYPPPADPSLWGVGEHTDYGLLTILLQDDAGGLEVKSRSSWIPAPPLPGSYVCNIGDMLDRMTGGVYRSTPHRVRNPAPRDRMSFPFFFDPNFSAPVRPIDLPGRDRPADDAAERWDRASVHMFDGTYGDYLLTKVGKVFPELRSTVL; from the coding sequence GTGGCTCCAGGCGGTGAGTTCTCGCGCGTGCCGGTCGTCGACGTCGCCGGGCTGGTCGGGGATCGGGCCGCCCGGGAAGCCGTCGCCCGGCAGCTCGACGCGGCCTGCCGGGAGAGCGGTTTCTTCTACGTCGTCGGGCACGGCGTGGACGAAGCGTTACAAAACCGTCTACGCGAGCGGAGCCGCGAATTCTTCTCCCTGGAGACCGAGGAGAAGATGCGCGTCCGGATGGCGCTGGGCGGTCGGGCCTGGCGGGGGTACTTCCGCGTCGGGGACGAGCTGACCTCGGGCAAGCCCGACCAGAAGGAAGGGCTCTACTTCGGGCAGGAGCTGCCGCCGGATGACCCGCGGGTCGTCGCGGGCACGCCCCTGCACGGGCCGAACCTCTTCCCGGAGCGGCCGGAGGGGCTCCGCGAGGCGGTCCTGGATTACATGGCCGCGCTCACGGGGCTGGGGCATCGCCTGATGGCCGGCCTGGCCCTCGGCCTGGGGCTGGATGAGGCGTATTTCGAGGACCACGGCACGCGGGAGCCGCTCACGCTCTTCCGGATCTTCAACTATCCGCCGCCGGCCGACCCGTCGCTCTGGGGCGTCGGCGAGCACACGGACTACGGGCTCCTGACGATCCTCCTCCAGGACGACGCGGGCGGCCTGGAGGTCAAGTCGCGCTCGAGCTGGATCCCGGCCCCTCCCCTGCCCGGCTCGTACGTCTGCAACATCGGCGACATGCTCGACCGGATGACCGGCGGGGTCTACCGATCGACGCCGCACCGCGTCCGCAACCCGGCCCCGCGCGACCGGATGTCGTTCCCCTTCTTCTTCGACCCGAACTTCTCCGCCCCGGTCCGGCCGATCGACCTCCCCGGCCGAGACCGTCCGGCCGACGACGCGGCCGAGCGCTGGGACCGCGCGAGCGTCCACATGTTCGATGGTACGTACGGCGACTACCTCCTCACCAAGGTAGGCAAGGTCTTCCCCGAGCTGCGTTCCACGGTGCTTTGA
- a CDS encoding CHAD domain-containing protein: MKIKTKSRVSRRRPVGLSATDADEDGASNGAPRGNGVLPTATPVQGGLPAAAITADQPASDLIRSAIQGAISRIRAADPMARRGEPEGIHRMRTGSRRLRSELHALRDLVEPHWREAAEGELKWLAGLLGDVRDLDILEHRLHDKEKPGGDGSPSPGRAEPFFDRLHERHDRNSRALRDALDGERYRGLIAALESAIATTPLADEAHQPCRVALPPIARDAWRRLRKKARALKEHTPDEAFHDVRKSAKRARYTAELIAPALGPEIQDEAGRFIRLTTQVQTVLGDHQDAVVAAAELERFLDDSPEGDPAADDARKLLKAQRKACDKSRDKFFKVWEKLDRKKSTRWIKDAEKGGS; encoded by the coding sequence ATGAAGATTAAGACGAAGTCCCGCGTCTCACGCCGGAGGCCGGTCGGCCTCTCGGCGACGGACGCGGACGAAGATGGGGCCTCGAACGGGGCCCCTCGCGGGAACGGCGTCCTTCCCACGGCCACGCCCGTCCAGGGCGGACTGCCGGCGGCCGCGATCACGGCCGATCAGCCGGCCTCCGACCTGATCCGGTCGGCCATCCAGGGTGCGATCTCCCGCATCAGGGCCGCGGATCCGATGGCCAGGCGCGGGGAGCCCGAGGGGATTCACCGGATGCGGACCGGCTCGCGGCGGCTCCGCAGCGAGCTGCACGCCCTGCGCGACCTGGTCGAGCCGCACTGGCGTGAGGCGGCGGAGGGCGAGCTCAAGTGGCTCGCCGGCCTCCTGGGCGACGTCCGCGACCTGGACATCCTCGAGCATCGCCTGCACGACAAGGAGAAGCCCGGCGGGGACGGCTCGCCGTCTCCCGGCCGCGCCGAGCCGTTCTTCGACCGGCTCCACGAGCGGCACGACCGCAACTCGCGGGCCCTCCGCGACGCCCTCGACGGGGAACGCTACCGCGGCCTGATCGCCGCCCTGGAATCCGCGATCGCGACCACGCCCCTGGCGGACGAGGCCCACCAGCCGTGCCGCGTCGCCCTCCCGCCGATCGCCCGCGACGCCTGGCGACGCCTGCGGAAGAAGGCCCGCGCCCTGAAGGAGCACACGCCCGACGAGGCCTTCCATGACGTCCGCAAGAGCGCCAAGCGGGCCCGCTACACCGCCGAGCTGATCGCCCCGGCCCTCGGCCCCGAGATCCAGGACGAGGCCGGGCGTTTCATCCGCCTGACCACGCAGGTCCAGACCGTCCTCGGCGACCACCAGGACGCCGTCGTCGCCGCCGCCGAGCTCGAACGCTTCCTCGACGACAGCCCCGAGGGTGACCCGGCCGCGGACGACGCCCGCAAGCTCCTCAAGGCCCAGCGGAAGGCCTGCGACAAGTCCCGCGACAAGTTCTTCAAGGTCTGGGAGAAGCTCGACCGGAAGAAGTCCACGCGGTGGATCAAGGACGCGGAGAAGGGCGGCTCCTGA
- a CDS encoding RNA polymerase sigma factor — protein MTQPDATRPSLLVRIRDPGDRRAWEQFVEIYAPLVYQTARRRGLQDCDAADLTQEVLRSVASSVGRLEYDPRKGTFRGWLYTVTRNALNSFLEARRRSPRATGDPDVQALLESQPSREDPSEEWDREYQLRILAYAAEQVRPSFEDATWQAFWRTAVDGRPSKEVASELGMSMGALYIARSRVLGRIRDHVRLLLEE, from the coding sequence ATGACCCAGCCCGACGCGACGCGACCGAGCCTGCTGGTGCGGATCCGGGATCCCGGCGACCGGCGGGCGTGGGAGCAGTTCGTCGAGATCTACGCACCGCTCGTCTACCAGACGGCGCGGAGGCGGGGGTTGCAGGACTGCGACGCGGCCGACCTGACTCAGGAGGTGCTCCGCTCGGTCGCCTCGTCGGTCGGCCGGCTCGAGTATGACCCCCGCAAGGGGACGTTCCGGGGGTGGCTCTACACCGTGACGCGCAACGCCCTGAACTCGTTCCTGGAGGCCCGGCGACGCTCGCCGCGGGCGACCGGCGACCCGGACGTCCAGGCGCTGCTGGAGTCGCAGCCGTCGCGGGAGGATCCGTCGGAGGAGTGGGATCGGGAGTACCAGCTCCGCATCCTCGCCTACGCGGCCGAGCAGGTCCGCCCGTCGTTCGAGGACGCCACCTGGCAGGCCTTCTGGCGGACGGCCGTGGACGGGAGGCCGAGCAAGGAGGTGGCCTCCGAGCTCGGTATGTCGATGGGTGCCCTGTACATCGCCCGGAGCCGCGTGCTGGGCCGGATCCGGGACCATGTCCGCCTGCTGCTGGAGGAGTGA
- a CDS encoding ligase-associated DNA damage response exonuclease, whose protein sequence is MTSGEPLLQTTDVGLYCSAGDFHVDPWRPVPRAIVTHAHADHACWGCGRYLTSFEGRTVLRARVGEAAEIQTLPYGESQDINGVRVSLHPAGHILGSSQVRVEYRGEVWVVSGDYKTEPDLTCAPFEPVRGHTFISESTFGLPIYRWQPQSEVFDEILGWWRSNQEAGKASLVMAYALGKSQRVLAGLAAKGELPGPIYTHGAVEVITRAYREAGVDLPPTTYAGQAEKKTDWSRALIIAPPSVQGTPWLRKFGPISTGFASGWMRIRGPRRRKAVDRGFVLSDHVDWPSLLAAIDATGAERVLLTHGYTSIVARWLQERGRDAGVIATRYTGERDDASEPEAPAPPASADGPTLAFQDEPEAQVSTDEATA, encoded by the coding sequence ATGACCTCAGGCGAACCCCTCCTCCAGACGACCGACGTCGGGCTCTACTGCTCCGCGGGCGACTTCCACGTCGACCCCTGGCGGCCGGTGCCGCGCGCGATCGTCACGCATGCGCACGCCGACCATGCGTGCTGGGGCTGCGGCCGGTATTTGACGAGCTTCGAAGGCCGCACCGTCTTGCGGGCCCGCGTGGGCGAGGCGGCGGAGATTCAGACGCTCCCCTATGGTGAGTCCCAGGACATCAACGGGGTGCGCGTCTCGCTCCACCCGGCCGGGCACATCCTCGGCTCGTCGCAGGTGCGGGTCGAATACCGGGGCGAGGTGTGGGTCGTCTCGGGCGACTACAAGACCGAGCCGGACCTGACGTGTGCCCCGTTCGAGCCGGTCCGCGGCCACACCTTCATCTCGGAGTCGACGTTCGGCCTGCCCATCTACCGGTGGCAGCCGCAGTCCGAGGTCTTCGACGAGATCCTGGGCTGGTGGAGGTCGAACCAGGAGGCCGGCAAGGCCAGCCTCGTCATGGCCTACGCCCTGGGCAAGTCGCAGCGGGTGCTCGCCGGCCTGGCCGCGAAGGGGGAGTTGCCCGGGCCGATCTACACGCACGGGGCGGTCGAGGTCATCACGCGGGCCTATCGCGAGGCCGGCGTCGACCTTCCCCCCACGACGTACGCCGGCCAGGCGGAGAAGAAGACCGACTGGTCGCGGGCCCTCATCATCGCGCCGCCGTCGGTGCAGGGGACGCCCTGGCTCCGCAAGTTCGGGCCGATCTCCACCGGGTTCGCCTCCGGCTGGATGCGGATCCGCGGGCCGAGGCGGCGCAAGGCCGTCGACCGCGGGTTCGTCCTCTCCGACCACGTGGACTGGCCCAGCCTGCTCGCGGCCATAGACGCGACCGGCGCGGAGCGCGTGCTGCTCACCCACGGGTACACGTCGATCGTCGCCCGCTGGCTCCAGGAGCGCGGCAGGGACGCGGGCGTCATCGCCACCCGATACACGGGCGAGCGCGACGACGCCTCCGAGCCCGAGGCCCCCGCCCCCCCGGCCTCCGCGGACGGCCCGACGCTGGCCTTCCAGGACGAGCCCGAGGCCCAGGTCTCGACCGACGAGGCGACCGCATGA
- a CDS encoding bifunctional heptose 7-phosphate kinase/heptose 1-phosphate adenyltransferase, producing MNHDRFRVLTSAYSGLTVAVLGDFCLDRYLEIDTARRETSIETGLPVHNVASVRAQPGGAGTILNNLVALGVGRILAIGFCGDDGEGYELRRALAATPGVDLGHFLTTPERRTFTYCKPLLIEPGRPPVELSRLDSKNWTPTPDSLTRRFRDALRVLGPELDALIVLEQVDRAETGVITRGLLDEVATLAASRPGLPILADSRRGLAGWPGLSFKMNAAELATLLGEPADEGRDLASVRSIAATLAARNRRPVFVTLAERGIVAAGPDGETEHVPALPVRGPIDVVGAGDSVTANLAAALAAGATPREAIALAAVASSVVIHQLGTTGTATVADLESLLGRVPAAPAGHEQGHRP from the coding sequence ATGAACCACGACCGGTTCCGCGTCCTGACCTCGGCCTACTCGGGGCTGACCGTCGCGGTCCTCGGCGACTTCTGCCTGGACCGCTACCTGGAGATCGACACCGCCCGGCGGGAGACGTCGATCGAGACCGGCCTGCCGGTGCACAACGTCGCCTCGGTCCGCGCCCAGCCCGGCGGCGCGGGGACGATCCTCAACAACCTCGTCGCGCTCGGGGTGGGCCGGATCCTCGCGATCGGCTTCTGCGGGGACGACGGCGAGGGCTACGAGCTCCGCCGGGCCCTCGCCGCCACGCCGGGCGTGGACCTCGGCCACTTCCTGACGACGCCCGAGCGCCGGACGTTCACCTACTGCAAGCCGCTCCTGATCGAGCCGGGCCGGCCGCCGGTCGAGCTGAGCCGGCTCGACTCCAAGAACTGGACTCCCACGCCGGACTCGCTGACGAGGCGGTTCCGCGACGCCCTCCGCGTGCTCGGGCCGGAGCTGGACGCCCTGATCGTCCTGGAGCAGGTGGACCGAGCCGAGACGGGCGTGATCACGCGGGGCCTGCTGGACGAGGTCGCGACGCTCGCCGCCTCCCGCCCAGGCCTGCCGATCCTCGCCGATTCCCGCCGGGGGCTGGCGGGCTGGCCCGGCCTGAGCTTCAAGATGAACGCCGCCGAGCTCGCGACGCTGCTCGGCGAGCCCGCCGACGAGGGCCGCGACCTCGCGTCGGTCCGCTCGATCGCGGCGACGCTCGCGGCCCGGAATCGCCGGCCCGTCTTCGTCACGCTCGCCGAGCGCGGGATCGTCGCCGCCGGCCCGGACGGCGAGACGGAACACGTCCCGGCCCTGCCGGTGCGGGGGCCGATCGACGTCGTCGGCGCGGGCGATTCGGTCACGGCGAACCTCGCCGCCGCGCTCGCCGCGGGGGCGACGCCCCGCGAGGCGATCGCGCTGGCCGCCGTCGCGTCGTCGGTCGTCATCCATCAGCTCGGCACGACGGGGACCGCGACGGTGGCGGACCTGGAATCGCTCCTCGGCCGGGTGCCCGCCGCCCCGGCCGGGCACGAGCAAGGCCACCGGCCATGA
- a CDS encoding aldo/keto reductase: MRTHPFGDAGRETAVIGQGTWEIDRGDRDAAIASIRRGLDLGMTHIDTAEMYGEAEPLVAEAIAGRRDEVFLVSKVLPSNASEDGTIAACERSLARLKTDRLDCYLLHWRGSVPLGETIAAFEALRGAGKILSWGVSNFDEDDLEEALAIAGEGRIACNQVLYHLQERAIEHAVLPLCEAHGVAVVGYSPFGHGKFPRPGTPGGRVLQEVADSRGATPRQVALAFLTRRSSLLTIPKASRGDHAAENAGAGSLVLTDAEAALLDAAFPVGPKPRSLPML, encoded by the coding sequence ATGCGGACGCATCCATTCGGCGACGCGGGGCGAGAGACTGCGGTCATCGGCCAGGGGACCTGGGAGATCGATCGCGGAGACAGGGACGCCGCGATCGCATCGATCCGGCGGGGGCTCGACCTGGGCATGACCCACATCGACACGGCCGAGATGTACGGCGAGGCGGAGCCGCTCGTCGCGGAGGCCATCGCCGGCCGGAGGGACGAGGTCTTCCTGGTCTCCAAGGTGCTCCCGTCGAACGCCTCCGAGGACGGGACGATCGCGGCCTGCGAGCGGTCGCTCGCCCGGTTGAAGACGGATCGCCTGGACTGCTACCTGCTGCACTGGCGCGGATCGGTCCCGCTCGGCGAGACCATCGCCGCGTTCGAGGCCCTTCGGGGCGCCGGCAAGATCCTCTCCTGGGGCGTGAGCAACTTCGACGAGGACGACCTGGAGGAGGCGCTGGCGATCGCCGGCGAGGGTCGCATCGCCTGCAACCAGGTGCTGTACCACCTCCAGGAGCGAGCCATCGAGCACGCCGTGCTCCCCCTGTGCGAGGCCCACGGCGTCGCCGTCGTCGGCTACAGCCCCTTCGGCCACGGCAAGTTCCCGAGGCCGGGCACGCCCGGCGGCCGCGTGCTCCAGGAAGTCGCCGACTCCCGCGGCGCGACCCCGCGGCAGGTTGCCCTCGCCTTCCTCACGCGCCGATCCTCGCTGCTCACGATCCCCAAAGCCTCCCGCGGCGATCACGCCGCCGAGAATGCCGGCGCCGGGTCGCTCGTGCTGACGGACGCCGAGGCGGCACTCCTCGACGCGGCCTTCCCGGTCGGGCCGAAGCCGCGGTCGCTGCCGATGCTGTAG
- a CDS encoding protein kinase domain-containing protein → MSRTATCPGDAVLELLLDGSLPETDGQALRGHLESCGACQERIESLAYDRWGNPRSIPCPAPAVIRRYLDGSLEDHASEVIGHHADACRPCAAVLDALTNGEPVPGPAACPPEADLRRLVAGTLPEGRQAALAGHLDGCEGCRARLDALAGGDELPGRMEALRRPAVADAPGLERIIGALKDSYQTGPGAATGTFAASGVVPPTELLGLLDPPGEAGDLGKVGPYRVLEVLGSGGMGIVLRGFDPALNRPVAIKVLAPQLATSGTARQRFAREARAAAAIRNEHVVAIHSVDEWRGLPYLVMEFIPGRSLQARIEDAPLDLTSILRIGMQAAAGLAAAHAQGLVHRDIKPSNILLENCVERVKITDFGLARAADDASLTHSGFVAGTPLFMAPEQARGDAIDHRADLFSLGVVLYSMCTGRSPFRASTTLAVLKRVCDDAHRPIRETNPDIPESLCRIIDRLLAKEPGDRYSSAEDVARVLADRLAARQRGEPDEPEPVANEPIPSVIRSSFAASPVLDDVGPEKPPTAWAQWPRRLLIAGAIVFSLVFLLLALRMLTGPQQGSSVTVVTPAPVKKQGQVIVRAANRSYQIRLRGTILEPLPRTATYRFPQDSGWFELEVDRDSMMLDRKTFYLDEKATLEIEVSPEGKLRALTNDEHDTLNEDRVRRIFRGDPEVVGLANRIEPIENKRRLLEEVLGNGDDPAVRAVKLQLEKLKKRYEDLWEVKSRQIRRRLLTPAGR, encoded by the coding sequence ATGAGCCGCACCGCGACATGCCCCGGCGATGCCGTCCTGGAGCTACTGCTGGACGGCTCGCTCCCCGAGACGGACGGCCAGGCCCTCCGGGGCCACCTGGAGTCCTGCGGAGCCTGCCAGGAGCGGATCGAGTCGCTGGCCTACGACCGATGGGGGAATCCGAGGTCGATCCCCTGCCCCGCGCCGGCGGTGATCCGGCGGTATTTGGACGGCTCGCTCGAAGACCACGCGAGCGAGGTCATCGGGCATCACGCGGACGCGTGCAGGCCGTGCGCGGCCGTCCTGGACGCCCTCACGAACGGCGAGCCGGTGCCGGGCCCGGCGGCATGTCCGCCGGAGGCCGACCTGCGGCGGCTCGTCGCCGGCACGCTCCCCGAAGGCAGGCAGGCGGCGCTGGCAGGCCATCTCGACGGCTGCGAGGGCTGCCGGGCCCGGCTCGATGCGCTGGCCGGGGGCGATGAGTTGCCGGGCCGCATGGAGGCCCTGCGGCGGCCGGCGGTCGCGGATGCGCCCGGGCTGGAGCGGATCATCGGGGCCCTGAAGGATTCGTACCAGACCGGGCCGGGGGCGGCGACCGGGACGTTCGCCGCGTCGGGCGTGGTGCCGCCGACGGAGCTCCTCGGGCTGCTGGACCCGCCCGGCGAGGCCGGCGACCTCGGCAAGGTCGGGCCGTATCGCGTGCTGGAGGTGCTCGGCTCGGGCGGGATGGGGATCGTCTTGCGGGGGTTCGACCCGGCGCTCAACCGGCCGGTGGCGATCAAGGTCTTGGCGCCGCAGCTCGCGACGAGCGGCACGGCGCGGCAGCGGTTCGCCCGGGAAGCCCGGGCCGCGGCCGCGATCCGCAACGAGCACGTCGTGGCCATCCACTCGGTGGACGAGTGGCGGGGGCTGCCCTACCTGGTCATGGAATTCATCCCGGGCCGGTCGCTCCAGGCCCGCATCGAGGACGCGCCCCTCGACCTGACCTCGATCCTGCGGATCGGCATGCAGGCCGCGGCGGGCCTGGCGGCGGCGCATGCCCAGGGGCTCGTCCATAGGGACATCAAGCCGTCCAACATCCTCCTGGAGAACTGCGTAGAGCGGGTGAAGATCACCGACTTCGGCCTGGCGAGGGCCGCGGACGACGCCAGCCTGACGCACAGCGGGTTCGTCGCCGGCACGCCCCTGTTCATGGCCCCGGAGCAGGCCCGCGGAGACGCCATCGACCACCGCGCCGACCTGTTCAGCCTGGGCGTCGTGCTGTACTCCATGTGTACCGGCCGATCCCCGTTCCGGGCCTCGACCACGCTCGCCGTGCTGAAGCGCGTCTGCGACGACGCCCACCGGCCGATCCGCGAGACGAACCCGGACATCCCCGAATCGCTCTGCCGGATCATCGACCGGCTCCTGGCCAAGGAGCCCGGCGACCGCTATTCCTCCGCCGAGGATGTCGCCCGCGTCCTGGCCGATCGGCTCGCAGCCCGCCAGCGAGGAGAACCCGACGAGCCAGAGCCGGTCGCCAACGAACCGATTCCGAGTGTGATCCGTTCCTCCTTTGCGGCCTCGCCGGTCCTCGACGATGTCGGCCCGGAGAAGCCGCCGACGGCGTGGGCCCAATGGCCTCGCCGGCTCCTGATCGCCGGCGCCATCGTGTTCTCGCTCGTGTTCCTGCTCCTCGCGTTACGCATGCTGACCGGACCGCAGCAGGGAAGCTCCGTGACCGTGGTGACGCCAGCCCCCGTCAAGAAGCAGGGACAGGTCATCGTCCGGGCCGCAAACCGCTCGTACCAGATCCGGCTACGCGGGACGATCCTGGAGCCCTTGCCGCGGACGGCTACCTATCGATTCCCCCAGGACTCCGGCTGGTTCGAGCTCGAGGTGGACAGGGACTCCATGATGCTGGACCGGAAGACGTTTTACCTTGATGAAAAAGCCACGCTCGAGATCGAGGTCTCGCCCGAAGGCAAGCTCAGGGCTTTGACCAACGACGAGCACGACACCCTGAACGAAGATCGCGTCCGTCGGATCTTTCGCGGCGATCCCGAAGTTGTCGGACTGGCCAATCGGATCGAGCCGATCGAGAATAAGCGGAGGCTCCTGGAAGAGGTTCTGGGCAACGGGGACGATCCGGCTGTTCGCGCGGTGAAGCTCCAACTCGAGAAGCTCAAGAAGAGATATGAAGATCTATGGGAAGTCAAGTCCAGGCAAATCCGGCGTCGCTTGCTGACGCCGGCCGGGCGATGA
- a CDS encoding DUF2891 domain-containing protein, which produces MTPPDATAEPPPALSRDQASAFARLVLKGLDREYPNKLDHVMANPDDVKSPKALHPAFFGAYDWHSCVHGHWTLCRLLRRFPDLPESAEVRSLLNDHLTPANLKAEADYFARKESKSFERTYGWAWLLKLAEELRGWDDPDARRWSGAISPLADVIVARYLDFLPKQTYPIRTGVHPNTAFGLAFAHDYARATGKDDLRKLVEERARAYYAGDRDAPARWEPSGADFFSPVLMEADLMRRVLPPGEFPAWFARFLPDAAHGEPRSLFDPAIVTDRTDPQLVHLDGLNLSRAWCLRGIAAGLPADDPTRAALSASAARHAAAALGHVASGDYAGEHWLASFAVYLLTTGPAD; this is translated from the coding sequence ATGACGCCGCCCGATGCGACCGCGGAGCCGCCTCCGGCCCTATCGAGGGACCAGGCGTCCGCCTTCGCCCGACTCGTGCTCAAGGGGCTGGACCGGGAGTACCCGAACAAGCTCGACCACGTCATGGCCAATCCGGACGACGTGAAGTCGCCGAAGGCCCTCCACCCGGCCTTCTTCGGCGCGTACGACTGGCACTCCTGCGTCCACGGCCACTGGACGCTCTGCCGCCTCCTCCGGCGTTTCCCGGACCTGCCCGAGTCGGCCGAGGTCCGCTCCCTGCTCAACGACCACCTGACCCCGGCGAACCTGAAGGCCGAGGCGGATTACTTCGCCCGCAAGGAGAGCAAGTCCTTCGAGCGGACGTACGGCTGGGCCTGGCTGCTGAAGCTCGCCGAGGAGCTTCGCGGCTGGGACGACCCGGACGCGAGGCGATGGTCCGGGGCGATCTCGCCCCTCGCGGACGTCATCGTCGCCCGCTACCTCGACTTCCTCCCCAAGCAGACGTACCCGATCCGCACGGGCGTCCACCCGAACACGGCGTTCGGGCTGGCCTTCGCCCACGACTACGCGAGGGCGACGGGCAAGGACGACCTGCGCAAGCTCGTGGAGGAGCGGGCACGGGCCTACTACGCGGGCGACCGCGACGCGCCCGCGCGCTGGGAGCCGTCCGGCGCGGACTTCTTCTCCCCGGTGCTCATGGAGGCCGACCTGATGCGGCGGGTCCTGCCGCCGGGCGAGTTCCCCGCCTGGTTCGCCCGATTCCTGCCCGACGCGGCGCACGGCGAGCCGAGATCCCTGTTCGACCCCGCGATCGTCACCGACCGCACGGACCCTCAGCTCGTCCACCTGGACGGCCTGAACCTGAGCCGGGCCTGGTGCCTGCGGGGCATCGCCGCCGGGTTGCCGGCCGACGACCCGACGAGGGCCGCCCTGTCGGCCTCGGCCGCCCGCCACGCGGCCGCCGCGCTTGGCCACGTCGCCAGCGGCGACTACGCGGGCGAGCACTGGCTGGCGTCGTTCGCCGTCTACCTGCTCACGACCGGGCCGGCCGACTGA
- a CDS encoding ATP-dependent DNA ligase — MKAFADLYSALDETTKTSEKVRALVDYFGKVSPADAAWAVYFLIGRKPRQVVPSPKLRAWAMEESGVPEWLFQESYDAVGDIAETIALLLPPPTESSDLALTHWVEDRLLPLRAMAEEAQHAAIVAAWRSLDQPQRFVWNKLISGAFRVGVSQQLVTRAIGAFGKVDPAVVAHRLMGDWEPSPAFFERLIAEDAGDADLSRPYPFFLAYALEDPLESLGEVSDWQAEWKWDGIRSQLIRRGGQTFLWSRGEELVTERYPELAAVGDCLPEGTAIDGEILPFKDGHVLPFAMLQKRIGRKSVTKSILSEVPVILMAYDLVEDGGADIRGEPLSGRRSRLAMVVAGVERDQPVLAHRIRLSPTVPAASWPELAMAQATSREQEAEGLMIKRRGSAYGVGRRRGDWWKWKVQPHTIDAVLILAARGTGKRASLYTDYTFGVWDPATGNLVPIAKAYSGLTDEEIRKVDAFVRRNMIEKFGPVRTVKPELVFELAFEGLNRSTRHKSGIAVRFPRILRWRTDKTAAEADTLDTVKALLPPVATA; from the coding sequence ATGAAGGCCTTCGCCGACCTCTACTCCGCGCTCGACGAGACGACGAAGACCTCGGAGAAGGTCCGCGCCCTGGTCGATTACTTCGGCAAGGTCTCGCCGGCCGACGCGGCCTGGGCCGTCTACTTCCTCATCGGCCGCAAGCCCCGGCAGGTCGTCCCCAGCCCCAAGCTCCGCGCCTGGGCCATGGAGGAGTCGGGCGTCCCCGAGTGGCTCTTCCAGGAGAGCTACGACGCCGTCGGCGACATCGCCGAGACGATCGCCCTGCTGCTCCCGCCGCCGACGGAGTCGAGCGACCTGGCGCTGACGCACTGGGTCGAGGACCGCCTGCTGCCGCTGCGGGCCATGGCCGAGGAGGCCCAGCACGCCGCGATCGTGGCGGCCTGGCGGTCGCTCGACCAGCCCCAGCGGTTCGTCTGGAACAAGCTCATCAGCGGCGCGTTCCGCGTCGGCGTCTCCCAGCAGCTCGTCACCCGGGCCATCGGCGCGTTCGGCAAGGTCGATCCCGCGGTCGTCGCCCACCGCCTGATGGGCGACTGGGAGCCCTCGCCGGCGTTCTTCGAACGGCTCATCGCCGAGGATGCGGGCGACGCGGATTTGAGCCGGCCTTATCCGTTCTTCCTCGCGTACGCCCTCGAGGATCCGCTCGAGTCCCTCGGCGAGGTCAGCGACTGGCAGGCCGAGTGGAAATGGGACGGCATCCGCAGCCAGCTCATCCGCCGCGGCGGCCAGACGTTCCTCTGGTCACGCGGCGAGGAGCTCGTCACGGAGCGGTACCCCGAGCTCGCCGCCGTCGGGGACTGCCTGCCCGAGGGCACCGCGATCGACGGCGAGATCCTCCCGTTCAAGGACGGCCACGTCCTCCCGTTCGCGATGCTCCAGAAGCGGATCGGCCGCAAGTCGGTCACGAAGTCGATCCTGTCCGAGGTCCCGGTCATCCTCATGGCGTACGACCTGGTCGAGGACGGCGGCGCGGACATCCGCGGCGAGCCGCTGTCCGGGCGTCGGAGTCGGCTGGCGATGGTGGTCGCCGGCGTCGAGCGCGACCAGCCCGTGCTGGCCCACCGGATCCGGCTCTCCCCGACGGTGCCCGCGGCCTCGTGGCCGGAGCTGGCGATGGCGCAGGCGACCAGCCGCGAGCAGGAGGCCGAGGGGCTGATGATCAAGCGCCGCGGCTCGGCCTACGGCGTCGGCCGCCGTCGCGGCGACTGGTGGAAGTGGAAGGTCCAGCCGCACACGATCGACGCCGTCCTGATCCTCGCCGCCCGGGGCACCGGCAAGCGAGCCAGCCTGTACACCGATTACACGTTCGGAGTCTGGGACCCGGCCACCGGCAACCTCGTCCCGATCGCCAAGGCCTACTCCGGGCTCACCGACGAGGAGATCCGCAAGGTGGACGCCTTCGTCCGCCGAAACATGATCGAGAAGTTCGGCCCGGTCCGCACGGTCAAGCCCGAGCTGGTCTTCGAGCTGGCCTTCGAGGGCCTGAACCGCTCCACCCGCCACAAGTCGGGCATCGCCGTCCGCTTCCCCCGGATCCTCCGCTGGCGGACCGACAAGACCGCGGCCGAGGCCGACACGCTCGACACGGTGAAGGCCCTCCTGCCCCCGGTCGCGACGGCCTGA